The Paramormyrops kingsleyae isolate MSU_618 chromosome 20, PKINGS_0.4, whole genome shotgun sequence genome contains the following window.
atccagatacatccccttcagcgccataaaagggggttggggacgtggccaggtgacaatggctcattcatacacatgaaagttgctacatattcaatgaaaggagccagaaatagttacatgagttaggtttttcttatttatttatccaaattaatgttgcatctacaccatttagtcatcttcatgtagccaagactttggtgatcagatatctgggatcaaaacaaactgccagcattgcttactatgtacttttataatgtttctgcaagtgttccaaactgcattttgcaatgtctatactttgatgtcaaattacaaacttcacataaatctgacatatttacaaagtacattaaaataaagatgagtgtaatggcaaaacaaatatataagaaataatttatttaccatgaattaagtttatgaaagaaatgtgtgaccatgcctcagtcagtgaatgtgtgttccctaccccgtGTCCCCAAAGGTTAGGGATTAGACCTACCCTTGGTAGAGAGGGCTATGGGCTCAGACAGGTGCCGCTTGAAGGAGCTCGCCCGGGGGGGTTCTGCCACGCTTCCCGTGGACGCTGGCAATGACGTCTTTTTCCCGCCCTCCTGAACGCCACCTGCAGGCCCACGGGTCGAACCTCCCACCGTAGCGCTTCTCACTTGCGTGAACTTGTACGGCCTGTTCCCGTTGCCTGAAGGACCTGTGTTCGAGGTGGTGTAACTCCTAGAGGCTGACCCAACTGCCTTGCCCTGGGATTGGTTGCTGTGGGAAGCAATGGGAGGGGCCAATGGAACAGAGGCGTTGCTTGCTGGTACTGAGAAGGAACAGGTGAAGGCACAGGGGGACTTCGGCTGCCTATGTGTGACTCGGGTCAGCTGACCATCCTCACTGCCCAGGAGGGGGATGGGATTAACTCTGCACTGTTCAGCACGTGGTAGGGAGGGGATTCCGGCACTTTGCAAAGTCTTTTCCACATCGTTACAGAGTTCATACAGCAAGTCATCATCTTCGGCGTCATCCCAAAGCGAGTCAGACGTGAAAAATGAATCCAGATCTTCATCTGGGACCTCCTGGGCACAGCCCAGGCCCATACTGGCTGGCCTTTCTGAGGTCAAGCAGCTTTGGCCTACCAGCGTCTGGTCTCCGGCCCGGACTGACGGCATGGGGCGGGAGCTGTTCAAGGTCGCCAAGGTCTCTCTGACACCAAACGACCTCAGTGGTGCCCTCTCCTGCTGCTTATCAGGAATGTGCTGGGTCATTTTGTCACCTTGGTGcctggttgccatggaaacatgGCTTGGACAAAAACTGCTTTGAGTCTCTACCTCAGGTACCCCACCACTGGTGGAACGGCCCTTCATGAATGTTCCAGAAAGTGTTCCTTGTGGCTGGAAATGGGGGTTCCCCTCCAATTTGAAAGTTATTCTGTTTCTGACCTTTACATTCTTCCCTGGAAAAATCAGAGCGGAGCCAATGCTGCTGACATCTCCTCccgggttaggcttagggttagggttaggcttgtCAGAGTCTGCAATGCGGTCAGCAGTGGATGACTGGACCGATTTAACCTGCTCACCCTTTTTCTCACTCTGGTCTGTCTGCGTCGAGCACTGCTTGGGAGCTACGGCAAGCGGCGGGTTTAGTGTCATCTCAAGCACAAACGAGTCGTTGAGTAAATCGTCATCCCAGTCATCATCGAAGTCCTGACTCACCTTGGGAACCTTGTTTGTATTATCAGCAGACACTAAGGGAAGGTTACTGGTAACAGAATTAACCGCCTTTTCAACAGATGGCCCGGGAGGGGTCAGTATCATCTCCTGTGATTGGACGGGTGTGTTCGGGGTCAGCACCTCACTGAGGGGCTGAGTTGACCTATCAAAAAGCACGTCCAGGCTCTCCTCGGATTCCAGTCTGGGCTCTTCGTGCTCCTGAGGCATCTGTTGGGCAATGTTAGTGTTCCTGGGGGCCGTCCCCTCGCCGGTGCTCCCCGGTTTATTCAGCAAGATGGGTGGGTCGATTTCACCGTCTCTCAGAGTCCCGGCGTCGCCCGTGTCTGTCTCCGCGGCCCGTGGATCAACCTCTTTTGCCTGCTCCTTTTCTTGCTGAATCATATTAATGTCAAACTGCTTGGCTAGCTTCCTAAGGTCCTCCACACCATTCTGCCTGTAGGAGAAACATGGATGTGTGAAGTCAAGTCTAAACATTTaccttaaaaataacaaaagatACCTAAGGACTGGAATACTACATTCCCAAGCAGAGTTTAACAATGTAGCAGGATATATCACAATGAAAACATATGACGATATACACTGTAGGGGTCTAACAATGCACCGTGGCACTTCGCTGTGacacaaatcatttattaatgttaatgCAACAGGGTGCAATAGGCATAACTTCCAATTTTAGTTTTGCATTTTGCACTGGAGTCTGGagaataaggaaaaaaaaaaaacaagaaaacaaaatggtTTGACAACAACTTTTCTGTAAATGTACATGTCTAAAAAGGAACAAATAAGACTTTTGAGATCCAGGTTTGTTTTCTACTACATTTTGTAGAATatattgtaaatgtattaagCCATGCGTCCCAAATTGTCTAGAAAACCAAATCACGTAGATTGCATCGTTACACCCGTACTCCCAGGACAATCTGAAGCTTGTTAAATAAAATATCACTTGggaaaattataaaaatgtaacaCTAATGGAGGAAACAACAgagaaatattttgaaatatttacaattaGCAGGTACTTTGGCTCACATCTGTGGAGTGAAATCAGGCTCCACCCCTTTGTTTGCATGAACAGTCTGAAGACAGAAGAATTCGGGTAGTTTGGGGAATGAGCATAAAGTGTGTCTTTGGGTTTCTGTGAAATAGTATTACACCTTGCGCTGTTTAAAGTGGGCTCAGTATCACTGTGATCCTAAGTGGATAAGACATTTCTGAAAATGGAGAGATGCTTTCTGAATGTTTTATCTATTAACTATAGTAGACACTGGAAACGTCGTCTACAAAATGCAGCACTGAGGCCAATGTGGTTTTAAAGATTAATTATGTGccatccatcaccgtaaccacttaatcccaactggggttgcggggggggagagaatcggagcctatcccaggaatcaCGGGCGCAGGCGGAACCAACCCCGGGCAGTCacaacacaccgcagggcacacacactcacacaattaCAGGCCATCTTCTtctgcacgcttttggaccgtgggaggaaacccacgcgaacacggggagagcatgcaaacgcCACACAGAAAGGTCCTACGCCCAACcccggaatcgaacccgggaccttcttgctgtgaggcagcagcgctaaccactgtgccaccgtgCCGCCCTCAAACATACAATATGAAATTCAAGACATAAGAATGAAATGACCTTGTGGATTTCTTCCGGGTCCGCTGGTACCTGACATCAGGAGTACATGGAATAGCACTGTCTCCAATCCACTGGAGTAAGTTACATTCAGAAGCGCTCGGCCTCTCACCCTAAAGAAAACATCCAGGTTAGCGTCCAAATGCAGTGCAACAAAGACAAAAATGTCATATAAAATGAAACTGGGACACTAGGAACACACCATTCAAAGTCAATTGAAATATTGTTACAAACCACGGGAGCTATCCGACTGACGATTTCTGAAATGTCCACAACCTTTCTGGATGATTTAGCAGCCCGTTTACCTGtatggataaaaaaaaacaagcttacCAAATTAAACAGGCACTGTGaaggaaaaaataattaatcaacagcattcattttttaaagaaCTGGGAAAGTCAAAGTGCATCAAAAAAAAGGTGGATCAAATACATATTGAAGTATGAGAAGTCATGTTTAAGACTGTATTAtaacacaaatacaaacataaatactGACCATTCCGGACAGGTGTAGGTGAGGTGGCATCCCATATGATATCCTCTATGTCATGATTTGGAGAGTCTGCACTGCTCAAACCGTTAAGCCTGATTTGTGTGCGTCTTTTCGGAGTCTTCAAGTCTGACAAGGGACAAGAAGTAACTTTAGCATCTGGAGCCAGACAGAAGCAGAAAGGGCCATGCTATGTACAGGGCTGCGACAAGAACTTCCATGAACTTAAATTTTGTCAGGCTGCTGTGATAGGCAAGGCAGCCATGGGATGAACCTTGGAGATTTGCTTCAGTGGGCTCTGCATATAGGGTCCCAGTCCATAAAGCCGACCCATCTAAGACCAGTAAAACTGACTGGAATTGAAAAGTATAATGCGTCACCAGGGTTCAGTTACAAAACAAGTGAAGACCATCAAATCAACATGCATGAGTTGAAGGCGAGATAGAAAGCTGACTGAAAATATACGCGGGGAACGTCTAACGGGGACAGTGAATTGTGCATTGTACATACATTACCTGAACGCAAAATCTGCTAAATATGGGATTACTTCGAAGATTAGAAAGTATCATACAGGCTGGCAACTCTACacatctaaaaaaaataataataactttcGGGTGTATAAAAGGAATAACGTTCATCGACCGCTTTTAAATAACCGGCTGGATAGCAATACAATGGGTCAGTGCACCTGGCTGTTACTGTGAACTGCTGTCAGAAGTTTACCGTTAGCTGGAACTTGGATGCCTCTTGCTCTTACCGTTTTTATAGTTAAATGACGATTCGAGGGAGGGTGACTGCTGTGTTTGTCTCAGAGACCTGCTCAACTTGTTgctttttgctttattttgaGAGAGCCTGGACATCCGCTGCGTTTCACGTTCGTCTAAACGGGGGCGACTTGGAGAGGCACAGTGCTTTCTCCTTCCACTCATAGCTATTCCTTTATAATTTCAAACCACAACATTATGGTTAAAGTTGATTTCCCCACTGTGTCACTAAAAGACGCAGTTAATAACCTTAGAGTAAAATCCGAATTCTACTGCCGCCGTTTGAATGTCCGCCATGTTGCTGCAACGTTTCCTCTGTATCTCATTAGTTGAACTGCCGGCTCGGCGACTCTGATTGGTTGCTGTAAATCACGAATTATCTCGCGGTCTCTCTGGTCACGACGCGACGTATTAGcgtattttttttcagttgtcATGGTGGGTGCTATAGCCGATAGTTATAATTGTATGAAATTGTGTGTTTCTCCTTAAGATTAAACACAACTGCTATGTGACTGTTATAAAGTAATCCAAGTATAACATATAACTGGTGATAGTAAATTTAAAAACAGCACCTATATTGTCAAATGcaaaaatagcaaaaatattaataatgataCGTCATAGTATTATTTTATTGGTCAAacaattcattttaataatacatATTAGCATAATTTACGTtaatttataatataatataataataatatagttaatttgaaattaaaattatttttaaggtGTTCTATGGACCAACCCACAATGCAGCTGGAGTTCAaaatatttccatccatccatccatccatttttggaaatcacttgtcctattcagggtcacaggaggtcgggagcccatcctggaggctacgggcacaggcagggaacaacccaggacggggagccaacccatcgcaggttcaaaatatttatttgtatatttttaattcTTAGAATTCCTTTTAAGACAATTCTCATTACAGTCAAAACAGCAATATTGGTAAGCCTGTCGATAGTGTTAATATAGCCCATAATACTCTGAAATAGTATAATAATTTAAGCCACAATCCTCACTGGAAAAatttaaaaagatttaaaaatgcttgtttagccacattttacatttttctttttttcaaaaaCCTGTGCTGGGAAGCACTCTTCTGTTTGTTGAGGGAGCGCAGCAGCCTCTGTTTACGTTTGATGGCGTTCGGTCTTTTCCATCTGCTGTACTGAGTGTCGTGAGACTAAACCAAAAACTAAGTGTGGCAGATTTGGAGGATCAGAGCGGGATCAGAGTTAATTCCCAAGTCGTGCAATCAGCCACTTTTAATGTGGTTTCTCTAATCATGCCCAGTAAAAACACACTTCAGGAGATCTTCTATTTCAGAACTTTACTGTGTGAAAGACAGCTAAATGGGGCTGACCTGGTGCTATGCTGGGCAGCCCTGTGGCCTTGCGGTAAACCTCCACGGTTTTGGTTTAGCCATGCCATGTTCATATGGGCTAacccaggtactccagtttcctcccaccaTCCAGAAATAGTGGTCTGGCAAGTCCCACCCAttcctccatccattttccagctgcttatccagtagaggGTCTAGTAGGTTCCTGCCTACAGCCAGGGGTatacctagaaattctgggcccccccaacaaaatgtcaccttgggcacTTCCAACCAATTTCATCTATTCAAGTGCCTCTGtcaagtgctgggccccctgaaccTGCCAGGGCATCCATGTCCCTATTGCGCCCCTGCCTAGGGCTTAAGGCAGGGCTACAccctcatgaaacctgctcaaAAACATGGGGAAAACATGAAAGCTCCATAGACACAGAGCTGGGCTGGGATTTACATCTTCACCCATGGTGCCACTCTGCTTCCTGGTTAAGCAAATTGATGTCCTTTAGTTgccctttgtgtgtgtgagccttgAGAATGAcaggcatcccgtccagagtgtcccctgccttgtcccctgtgatggactggcatcccgtccagagtgtcccctgccttgtcccctgtgatggactggcctcccgtccagagtgtcccttgccttgtcccctgtgatggactggcatcccgtccagagtgtcccctgccttgtcctctgtgatggactggcctcCCGTCCAGAGTGTGCCCTGCTTGTGTCGTGCTTACTGGGAGATCCAGCTGGCTCTATGTGAAACTGTACTGGATGAGTAGTTATGGAACATGGGTGGATCACCTTAAAGCAATCAAGAGCGATGCACTACCCAAAAGCTATAAGCATCCTTACCCTTCTTCACTATTATTTGATTGAAAATGAGAATATAATGAACACGTAAGCATTGAAAATGGTTATATAAgttttgatgatttttttttatatcagcAAAAACAGTACAATATGTTTCATAAAGTATCCATCTGCctctgacattttttttaatataatgtgTCAAAAATGTAATGTGAACAAATCTGGTCCTGGCGTGCATAAATTCCCAGagtcatgtaaaaaaaatggaTTTGAAAAATCTACATGACAAATAGCAGAAAGTGCTGAGGCAGCTGAGAGTGGCTGAGTGGCTGCTCTGGCACGGATACCCGATTTGCCGTGGCGGAGCAGAGCAGACGTTTAGAGGGGGGAGATTGGGCGCATTTCCCCACGCCTGCGAGCTTTGCCTGAACAAAGCACTAGATGGTGCCTACATTCCTCTTTTGTTCAGAAACTGGGAGTGCAGTGTGAACTGATGTCAAAACCGTCTATCTgcaggtggtgaaggaacagAGATGCGAGCAGGAAAGAGTATGATGAAGTATGCAGTCCTCCATGGTTATAATCAGAGGAACCCAAAGGCAGACCCATTAAGAGCTGATTAGAGGACGAACATCGTGattatttgtcattttgttATAGTATTATTCTGTAATATATAGTATTATTCAGTATAGTATTCTTCAGTAATGTATAGTATTATTCAGTAATATTTAGTATTATTCTATAATATATAGCATTATTCAGTATAGTATTCAGTAATGTGTAGTATTATTCAGTAATGTATAGTATTATTTGGTAATGCACTGTTTATACAAATATTTACAGCAGTAATAGTGCTGGTGACACCTCTTCAAATTTCTATTTGCTgccaaatgaaaaaatattgaATGATTTTATCACTGTTGTGCTTCCCGGCTCTGTCAAGCAAGGTGTAGTCTAAGGGAGGAGGTCAGTAGCCACCCACGCTGGGCGCTGGTGTTCTGCGGGGGTCATGTCTGAATTTCTGTCATCCCTCGGTGAAAATGCCAAATGCCACCCAGACGCAGGACATCAATGCCATCAGTGGGTAGATAGTCCCTGTGATGCCACCATCGTTTATTAGTTCCAATTAAGGAGCTAGCCGTAGAGATCGCGGAGCATCGTAAAAGTAGCTAATGCGTCGCTAATTACGACAGCGGCTGCTGGCGTTTATGGAGATCCCAGTGGCCGGCGATGCTGGGGACTGACGGTGTTTTTCTCCGATCCCGTGTCTGCCCACAGGGTGTGCCCAGCCAACTCTGCTACATGGACCCCTACACAGACACGGTGAGCGTCgttaggggaggtaattatcaCCTCAGAGGGCTTTTCGTttcgtttgttttgtttttttatcgGAGGGCCCCCTCAGCCGGGTGGCGCCCGGCGTGTGTGACAGCTAGCATGCGGCAGGTTTCCGTGTGGTGGACTGCATCCAGAAGGCAGTGCGCCAGAGCACCGGGGAAGGAGGCAAGCGGCGTGCGTGtagaaaaaggaaagaaaacacCTTGCTGTCAGCGCGTCTGGCTGCGAGGGAGAACGAAAACACCCTCCCGGCCTCGCGTGGGTGCCCGAGCGCCCAGCGTCTGCCATACTGTGAAGCAGAATGCATTCTCAGAACGGCGTCCTCCGCTGGCAGGTGGCGCGCTGCAGAACTCTACACTGCCCCACAAAGGCAAAACCTCGTAACTGCACATTTTATAAAAACTAAATTATGACCTAAAATGGGTCTCTTGAGCTCTCATTTATCGTGTGACAGAATATCAGTTTTGAAGAAAACACTGTCATATACCTACCTACTATATAAAAAACTCTCAAGCCCATTTCTTCACTTTCAGCATCAGCATAGTCATTGCGTTCGGCCTTTGTGTGGCAGTACGGTCCTCCTGTGCTGGGATGCTGCCTGTCGCTACAGACTCTCTTACCACATGGCAGGCATTAGcaagaaggagagagaaagagggacaaatattcCCTCACATCCAGCTTCTGACACCTGGGGCATGGTGATGACTCTTCGGCTCATTctgtctgtgctgctgtttAGTCTGCGTTTAAGGGTGGGTGGAGGCGTCATCGCTGGGCCACGGCTGGTGATGCTGTAGTTCTAGCAAGGCAGACGGAGCAGCCATGGTGACGCGACTGGCCCGCGCTCATTAATCTGCCCGCCGAAATGGCCGTGTGGCGGTTTGACtgctcatttattttgtttataatgGCAAACTCGGTGATAAATGTCCCACAGAATGCACATGTGCTGAAATATTCATCAGCTCAAACTCTTCATTTGTAAAAAGagaaaaccaataaattaaAACCCAGTCACAtcatgttattttatatattatatatacacacacaaatagagAGTGGTGGAGATAAGGCAACCAGAATAAACCATTACGTGTTAAAAATGCATGTATAAATCAGGTAAAGTTCTGACATTACTGCACAGGAAAAACAATAGTCACATGACTTTAAAAGGATGTAAAAAAGACACACATAACACCAGCTGCACCAAAGTGGCCGGAGCACACGTCAAACAGCTTGACATGTTCACAGCTGGAGCAGGCTCTGTGTCAGCCATATATGGACAATAGGTTCACATTATATTAATTCTTCCTCAGTATTTTCCACTTGCattatttctttaaatatttcaaaacatttttttcaataaatattgtctTTGATGACTGTATACAATGTTGTTTATTAGATGAGAATTTTAACACACACATTTAATAGCATGTGACATGTCATTAAcgctgcttaaaaaaaaaaaaatatatatatatatatatataaaatgaatcATAACTATGATAATCATCGAGGCGGGCAGTAGCTTGGAAATGAGGTTGATGATTCTGAAAGCCATAAAGATGGCCACAACATCCATACGTTTTCCATGACTGCTTATCTAGCTTTGGAATCTGTCCCAGAAGGCACAGGGCTGTCAGTCCTTTACCTTGATTCACATCTCTATACACATCATGTGCAATATTCCTGTGGAAGGA
Protein-coding sequences here:
- the etaa1a gene encoding ewing's tumor-associated antigen 1, with the protein product MSGRRKHCASPSRPRLDERETQRMSRLSQNKAKSNKLSRSLRQTQQSPSLESSFNYKNDLKTPKRRTQIRLNGLSSADSPNHDIEDIIWDATSPTPVRNGKRAAKSSRKVVDISEIVSRIAPVGERPSASECNLLQWIGDSAIPCTPDVRYQRTRKKSTRQNGVEDLRKLAKQFDINMIQQEKEQAKEVDPRAAETDTGDAGTLRDGEIDPPILLNKPGSTGEGTAPRNTNIAQQMPQEHEEPRLESEESLDVLFDRSTQPLSEVLTPNTPVQSQEMILTPPGPSVEKAVNSVTSNLPLVSADNTNKVPKVSQDFDDDWDDDLLNDSFVLEMTLNPPLAVAPKQCSTQTDQSEKKGEQVKSVQSSTADRIADSDKPNPNPKPNPGGDVSSIGSALIFPGKNVKVRNRITFKLEGNPHFQPQGTLSGTFMKGRSTSGGVPEVETQSSFCPSHVSMATRHQGDKMTQHIPDKQQERAPLRSFGVRETLATLNSSRPMPSVRAGDQTLVGQSCLTSERPASMGLGCAQEVPDEDLDSFFTSDSLWDDAEDDDLLYELCNDVEKTLQSAGIPSLPRAEQCRVNPIPLLGSEDGQLTRVTHRQPKSPCAFTCSFSVPASNASVPLAPPIASHSNQSQGKAVGSASRSYTTSNTGPSGNGNRPYKFTQVRSATVGGSTRGPAGGVQEGGKKTSLPASTGSVAEPPRASSFKRHLSEPIALSTKVFVSSQVAVKCTKEEIERKKQQALARRRLRLQASQRPRAPT